From Streptomyces sp. 6-11-2, one genomic window encodes:
- a CDS encoding metalloregulator ArsR/SmtB family transcription factor, whose product MTTPRESPRRREVLDMLRAAAEPLGVAEAAERIGLHPNTVRFHLDALVAEGVVVRQVEEPSGPGRPRTVYAPRPGMDRRGTRGYRLLAQILLGQLTSQGPGAREAATEAGRAWGGFLVDPLPPSPPPTAERAAARLVALLDDLGFAPEPEGGGAGEPPERIRLRHCPFLELAEEHGQLVCPIHLGLMQGALAELRAPLVATGLEPFAAPDSCLAHLATRPAGAMPDG is encoded by the coding sequence GTGACCACCCCACGGGAGAGCCCCCGCCGACGCGAGGTGCTGGACATGCTGCGGGCCGCGGCCGAGCCGCTGGGGGTCGCGGAGGCGGCCGAGCGGATCGGGCTGCACCCCAACACCGTGCGCTTCCATCTCGACGCCCTGGTGGCCGAGGGCGTCGTCGTACGCCAGGTCGAGGAACCCTCGGGGCCCGGCCGCCCCCGTACCGTCTACGCCCCCCGGCCCGGCATGGACCGCCGGGGCACACGCGGCTACCGGCTCCTGGCGCAGATCCTGCTCGGGCAACTGACGTCCCAGGGTCCCGGGGCGCGGGAGGCCGCGACGGAGGCGGGCCGCGCCTGGGGCGGTTTCCTGGTCGATCCGCTGCCGCCCTCGCCGCCGCCCACGGCCGAGCGGGCGGCGGCCCGGCTCGTCGCCCTCCTGGACGACCTGGGCTTCGCCCCGGAGCCCGAGGGCGGCGGCGCGGGGGAACCACCGGAGCGGATCCGGCTGCGCCACTGCCCCTTCCTCGAACTGGCCGAGGAACACGGCCAGTTGGTATGCCCGATCCATCTGGGCCTGATGCAGGGGGCGCTGGCCGAACTGCGTGCACCGCTCGTCGCGACCGGCCTGGAACCGTTCGCGGCCCCCGACTCCTGCCTGGCCCACCTGGCCACCCGCCCGGCCGGGGCGATGCCGGACGGGTGA
- a CDS encoding type II toxin-antitoxin system PemK/MazF family toxin — MTAFTDETDENVPGRYGPTATTEADPRDVGRVRTEYAPAHDGDPDPGEIVWTWVPFEENDGRGKDRPVLVVAREAAGTLLAVQLSSKAHDGDREWVAIGSGPWDRSGRDSWVDVDRVLRLHDDGMRREACALDRMRFGLVVHRLRERYGWS, encoded by the coding sequence GTGACTGCCTTTACCGATGAGACCGACGAGAACGTGCCCGGCCGTTACGGCCCCACCGCCACCACGGAGGCCGACCCGCGCGACGTCGGCCGGGTGCGCACCGAGTACGCGCCCGCGCACGACGGCGACCCGGACCCCGGAGAGATCGTCTGGACCTGGGTGCCCTTCGAGGAGAACGACGGCCGGGGCAAGGACCGGCCGGTGCTGGTGGTGGCCCGGGAGGCCGCCGGGACGCTCCTGGCGGTGCAGCTGTCCAGCAAGGCGCACGACGGCGACCGCGAGTGGGTGGCCATCGGGAGCGGCCCTTGGGACCGGTCGGGACGGGATTCGTGGGTGGACGTCGACCGGGTGCTGCGGCTGCACGACGACGGCATGCGCCGTGAGGCGTGCGCGCTGGACCGGATGCGGTTCGGCCTCGTGGTGCACCGTCTGCGGGAGCGCTACGGCTGGAGCTGA
- the egtA gene encoding ergothioneine biosynthesis glutamate--cysteine ligase EgtA, producing MSDAQPPSAGGRAEPRTAVTEAEAQALVSGICFKTGPPRTLGVEVEWLVHELRAPRLPVTPERLEAAYAALRTMPLRSAFTVEPGGQLELSSPPAASLMECIGTVSADLDTVRAVLAEDGLRLVGVGHDPWHTPRRFLRERRYDALEACLDRSGPAGRHMMCASASVQVCVDAGHEEPGPLGHGRRWWLAHHLGAVLVAAFAHSPLVARRPTGWLSTRQLMWMEIGPGRAGAPALNGSPRTAWARHVLDAPVMCVRHEDRPWEVPDGLTFRRWISSRRPRPPTREDLDYHLTTLFPPVRPRGHLELRMIDAQPGDDGWIVPLAVTAALFDDPEAAETVYRVVKPLAERSGPLPAPHNPLWTEAARSGLADPDLREAAVACFAAALEALPRLGATTEVTDAVAAFQDRYVRRGRCPADDLLDRLHGSENPGSGLRTTRGTPTVHGKDIAP from the coding sequence ATGTCCGATGCGCAACCCCCCTCGGCGGGCGGCCGTGCGGAACCCCGTACCGCCGTCACCGAAGCCGAGGCCCAGGCTCTGGTCAGCGGCATCTGCTTCAAGACCGGACCGCCCCGCACCCTCGGGGTCGAAGTGGAATGGCTCGTCCATGAGCTGCGTGCGCCGCGGCTTCCCGTGACACCCGAACGTCTCGAAGCGGCCTACGCCGCACTGCGGACCATGCCCCTGAGGTCGGCGTTCACCGTCGAACCCGGCGGCCAGCTGGAGTTGAGCTCGCCGCCCGCCGCCTCCCTGATGGAGTGCATCGGTACCGTCTCCGCCGACCTCGACACCGTCCGCGCCGTACTGGCCGAGGACGGACTCCGTCTCGTCGGTGTCGGCCACGATCCCTGGCACACCCCCCGCAGGTTCCTGCGCGAGCGGCGCTACGACGCCCTGGAGGCCTGTCTGGACCGCTCCGGCCCGGCCGGCCGGCACATGATGTGCGCCTCGGCGTCCGTGCAGGTCTGTGTGGACGCCGGCCACGAGGAGCCCGGACCGCTCGGCCACGGGCGCCGCTGGTGGCTGGCGCACCACCTGGGCGCGGTTCTGGTGGCCGCGTTCGCCCACTCCCCGCTGGTGGCGCGGCGCCCCACCGGCTGGCTCTCCACGCGGCAGCTGATGTGGATGGAGATCGGCCCGGGCCGGGCCGGCGCCCCCGCGCTGAACGGCAGCCCCCGCACCGCCTGGGCCCGGCACGTGCTGGACGCGCCGGTGATGTGCGTACGGCACGAGGACCGGCCGTGGGAAGTGCCCGACGGGCTCACCTTCCGCAGGTGGATCAGCTCGCGCCGGCCGAGGCCGCCGACCCGGGAGGATCTCGACTACCACCTCACGACGCTGTTCCCGCCGGTCAGGCCACGGGGCCACCTGGAACTGCGCATGATCGACGCGCAGCCCGGCGACGACGGGTGGATCGTGCCGCTGGCGGTCACCGCGGCGCTCTTCGACGACCCGGAGGCGGCGGAGACCGTCTACCGGGTGGTGAAGCCCCTCGCCGAGCGGTCCGGGCCACTGCCCGCGCCGCACAATCCGCTGTGGACCGAGGCGGCCCGCTCCGGGCTCGCCGACCCCGACCTGCGCGAGGCCGCCGTCGCCTGCTTCGCCGCCGCCCTGGAGGCCCTGCCCCGGCTCGGCGCCACCACCGAGGTCACGGACGCCGTCGCGGCGTTCCAGGACCGCTACGTCCGCCGGGGCCGCTGTCCCGCCGACGACCTGCTGGACCGGCTGCACGGCTCGGAGAACCCCGGATCCGGCCTCCGTACGACCCGGGGAACCCCCACCGTCCACGGGAAGGACATCGCGCCATGA